AACAATTTAAGCTGCTGTCCCTTACTCTTTCAATAAAATAttgctttttgttgttgcatattTAGTATTTTCTTTAGTATAAAATACCTGTAAgatacattaaaatacattttatatcagTGACATCAAAAGGGAAATTTAAAACTTGCATGTGCAATAGTGTGCTGTGGCGCTCCCTCTCGCCTCCAGCTGAAATATTGCCATGGTTACCAAACAAAGAAGGGGTGATGTGATAACAGTCTATGGACGAGCAGAACAAAGGAGAAAACCACAGCTCCTGTTTAGCTCGTGATGGCCTGATCAAATGAATGAGGGAACAGTCATTGTTCTTTAGTGCCTCTACTTAAAAGGACGGACTGCAATTTTAAGATGCAGCTGCTCAATTATAGGTTTAGCAACATGTATCCGATTCCCAGTCTTGTATTGGCGTCTGTGTGTTTAATGCTTTGGCTTAAGAGGCTTTGCTGCAtctgaaatgtgtttatttactgGAATCAGAGCCTAGAAtacttttttaattaattagtttCACATGTGTACACGCTGAATACACCCCTCTGCTGATGGtttatgtataataataaaaatgatagacttcatctgtgtgtttgcagtgcGTACACCTTCCTGAAGTTTATGATGATGTGGACGCTGGTGCTGCTGGCAGATTTCATCCTTGAATTCAGACTGGAGTACTTGTGGCCGTGCTGGCTCTTCTTTGGGAGCGTATACACCACTTTCCACTGCCACGGGCTGGTGAGAAACCCTCCTGTGTGATTTCATATTGTGTGCCCAGACAATGATAATCCTACAAAATGAATCCAGTGCTTTTTACTGAaattaatgttgttgtttttttgcttgcaggttatctgtgttgtttttgtttgtgctgcCTTCACTCTGGACatcttttgtttaatttttgttCCTTTGCACTGGCTGTTCTTTGTGGCAAGCACCTATGTGTTATTTAATTACATATGGCACACTGGTGAGTATGTggattattgtttgttttgttctgtttttcacAGCACATATGACAAAATATGCCAAACTCTGTTCCTCTCATACAAATTAAGCGTTGTTTGTAATAGATATGCAGCCTATTAGAAGTATTTCATTTAATTGAATTAGCAGGAATTTTATTAGAATAAGTACTCTTTCCATCTCCTCACATCTGAtccttcattccagcagcagtcagactctttaatgcaacatcataatgtagcactgctagctgtttcctcaatatgagccatcactggacaatattctgcgctatgcatatttatttatttattactctgtgtcacctcctactgtgcaatatgtcttttctattcatccgcaccttactcatctgtatatctgtgtttatatactgtctgtttatataaggttGTTTATTGCATaaatatgtttgtattattactattattataactgattttatttttttctatttcttataatacTTTCTGTATATGTTCTCTCCTAtgtctatttaatgtgtatttgtgttattctgatgtgtgtacattttttcttttgagctgctgtagcacaggaatttccccagtgtgggattaataaagtctatcttatcttattatgTTATATTCTTCTGCAGAGAAAGGCATCTGTATATCGACGGTGTCCCTGTGGATTCTGCTTGTGTACACAGAGGCTTCACTTCGACTCAGAGACCTTAAAACCTCTCATGCCAATCTGTCTCATCTTTTTGCTGCACACTGGTATGTTGATTTAACACAAATCACCATTTCTGCCCTTAGAAGAATTttcagaattgtttttttttttttaggatttctTACGTAAGATTAATTGAGCTGtaataaaaacagcaacaaacttTTATTAATCCCCTGTGTGATATTATGAATCGGCTTAGATGTTCGTGCACCAAGTACTATGCATGCATCTATAAATAGACtaacaaataataatagaaattgGTTAGCCAGTTTATAGCTTTTTAATGTGGCACACACATTCTAACTGTGTTTTCCCCTGTTGTATTCACATTCAGCATTGGCTATCCTGTAGTGTATCTGGGGTTTGATGCCACCTGCTACTTCACCAACATCTTCAAGCTGCGCATACAGAAAGCTGTGCAGAGTGAGAATGATTTCCACATGCACCTCCTGCAGCACTCGCTCCCTCCAGGTCTGCAGGTTTACCCCAAGACTGGCACAGATGGCAGCAGCAGTAAGTCTTTTGCACCATTTATTAATACACACTTCTATCTACCATTCTTACAATCtgcaggatgttcctaatttatCAGATCAGAGGTTTGGCACTCAAAGTAACCACTCAGTCTTATACTGTTTATTgaataaacattgaaaaagaccACAAAATCATAATTTTCAGCAAATGAGGAAATTCTTACAAAATGCAATTACtccattttttcccccttttgtcACCCAAGTGAAAATGATGACAACATAACTCAAGTGGCAGCAGATATTGCACAGAGACAAGGGTCTGCAAGGGTGTTGTTGATTAGGGCTGTCATCGACTAAAGATACTTGTCGATaattatctattattatttaatagACAGATCTCTGAAACTGAGTTTCTctacaaagaatcatgcaaaagcaccactttaaatcttgtgtttagcagagatgtgctcataagtttctcggaaaataagtcattcagcatcAAATAGCATAAAAATGATTAATCCACAAAAgaaatcttagtcgactaagaccaaaacgacTGATTAGTCGACTGATCAACTAATAGGGGGCAGCACTATTGTTGATATGTGGTAGCACAACGTTAATAAGTGTCCTGCTGCTCATTTACGTACTTGTTTATGCATTGTTTGCTGGTATGCGTACCAGAAAAGGTCAGTGAGGAAAGGAGTACAGATGAGTCCATCCTACTTAGGGGAATCCTTTTGACTGCAGCAAATCTTTATAACACCTAAATGCAACAAACTGAACTTTCTCCACTGTTGTTCACACCTAAGACAGCAGACTGCAAATGTTTTTGCACCGTTTATATACTGCAGAATTAAGATCATATTAGAAAGATGATattgacatttagttttttatctGCCTGTTCTTGCAGGCTCAAAGTGGAAAATAAAGCCTGAGTCGACTCAGTATCAGTGTCAGAACGGCGCTGTAGTGGCCCATGATGAGGTGCACTCTGTGGACTGCCTCCAGATCCGCAGTGAGGAGAAAGCGTCAGAGAAGGGAACACAGGAGGTGAGGTCAGCTGAATCAAACCGGCGTCCATTATCATCCAAACCTAGTGAGTCCAGAGAGCTGCTCCACTGTGGGGCAGGAGGACCGGAATCCTCTACAACCCTGGAAAATCTACCTCAAGATGAGCAAGGAAGCAAAGCCACACGGGCGGCTAAAAGCTCCTCGCCAAAAGCCCGCAGAGGCAGCACGAACACTCCTTCACCACCTGCAGGGAGGACTGAGAAGAAGCAGAGATCCAGCTCAAAAACACTCAGCCCCAACCGGGACGTAACGGAGAAGAGTGCCGCAGCAGCTCAGAATCACCACACTGAACAGATGACCAAGTATGCCACCATTAACTTCAGTTTAGTTCGATATTAGGCATGTGAAGGTACAAttagagctaaaaaaaaatctctctttcCCTGTAACTCCACCTTTATTATCTTTCAGGCTGGAGCAGGAGCTGAGGAGGCTGAAGGGCGAGCTGCAGGTGagcaggcagagcgagcaggAGCTGCGAAGTCACATCTGCAACTTGACCAACAGCGAGAGGAGCCTGAGACCAGAGGTTTCCCTGCTCAGACAGTCCAACATGCTGCTCCAGAGCAAGTGAGTCATCCACTAGATCCACTGCTAAAAGCTCTTTGGCTCCTTCTGTGGGCCGTTTTACATATTACATCAGtctataaataaaaagtaagacATGGATGAAATGCTGCTCGGACTATGGCAATCTATGTGAAAGCAAACCATTTGTGAAATGATGTTTCTATCCTCAAAATGATTGATAAAAATTATTATAATATGAAGTAATAGTTCATGTTAAGTGGATTGATTCTCACAATTCTCATCCATAAATGAATGTTACACGTTGGCTCCTTTTGTAACAAAAGAGGAAGCTTACACAAATGTCAACTCAAAGCCTTTATTTGGCCAAACTACAAATGAACATAAACTTCAGTCAGTAATATCAGTTGTGCCATGAGTGTATCATGAGGTAAGTGTAAAAGGAAAAGTCCCAATATAATGGATAAGGGTAGAGGTGGAGTGTCCCCGGGGTGGTGCATGGTGAAGAGAGAGACCAGAGCCTGCAGCCATCTTAAATACATGTGAGCCAGGCCGTCACAACTTACTGAAATCTTTCACAGCATGAGATCTTATATTCACGAGaatgtataaaaataataataatttatatggTGTGGGGCTACTAAAACACAATCTGACCAATTGAATCAATGTGATGAGCATTAATTGAAGTCTTGGTCATGCTGTTTAATGTCCTGtgtaattagggctgggcgatatggagaaaatcagatatcacgatattcttgaccaaataccacgatatcgatattgcggcgatattctagggttgacaattggtgctttaacaaaatatctttacacttagattttagataaataatcatcagtaatgtggacataatgtctaagtggggagaaggcaaataatagaacagctagaacagtctggtaggttcagaaaagtacatcactttactgtaatgcagcctttaaaaccagtaaaagacaacacttatgtcatattacgatattacgatatccaaaatctaagacgatatctagtctcatatcacgatatcgatataatatcgatatattgcccagccctatgtgTAATTAGTGCTTTTCTCTTACTCAATAATAGAAATGTGACTCCACAGTTTTATCTGGAAAAACTCTAATAATACTCTAAGCGCACTGCAAACTGAAAAATACGGTGCTCTAAAAACTTCACAGATGAACTATATCAACATTTTCGTAGATCAAACCCACATCATTGTCTGAGATGAGCACATTATGCACAGTTTTGATCAGCGCTTCTGATGagactttttaaaacaaattgctCTCCAGCAACAACAAGGATTCTGTCTTTTTGCAAGACACTGTGAAGTTAGTCTCAAACAAGTCTATTTGGATGTGGCAGTAAACCATTTTTTATGGTCTTATtttcaatattatatattattaagtGAGATTAATGCTTTTCCTTCAGGATTCTGTGTCTGACTAAAACCAAGCAGAGGGACAAACAGAGCAGTGCGATGCTGGAGAAGAAGACTAGATCAGAGAcggaggccagactctctgttgAAAAACAGTTGGCTGAGCTTCAGGCTCAGAAACTGGAGGAAGCAGCCAGCACAGCACGGAGTCTAACAAACAGGTAAATCACACTTCTTAAACCTTTAAAACTCCTGTTACTGACGTGGCTTTGTACCTGGAAAGTAAAGCTGAATCTGCATTTGTATGCTACTCAGTATAATTAAATGTTGCTGTGAGTGTATGTCCAAACGTGATGAAATAGTTTGAATAATGCTTTttcgctttcttgctgaaaGTTAGATGAGGAGATCGATACCGCTCtcatgtatgtgtgttcagtatgaagctggaaccagcagctgattagcttagctACCTACAAGCcccctaaagctcactaattgaaacattatatctcatttgtttaatttgtgcacaaaccaaagtgtaaaaaaaacaccaattgTGGTTTCACAGGAGTTATGTTTGGGACTATTTCTTTGTGGTATGTCTTGTTATCTAAGTCTCatcaagaaagtgaataagccaaaatgtcaaactattccttaatTCCTCACATGTTGTTTTTCATAGATTGTAATAtatttctttgcattttatgtATCCGTCTTCATTACATGTgtggaatataaaaaaaaaaaaaagcaagaccaATGCAAATTTAATGCCATGTTTCTTTCTGTGTAAACTGGTCTTTATTTCCAATGAAACCCCTCACTTACCGTTCAAAACTGTTATTTTCTCCGTCTCCTACACCAGGCAGGAACACTGTGAGACCCAAATGTTAAGGAAAAGAGTTAAAGATCTAGAGACAGAGTACAAACAACTACAGCTGGAGTGTCAAGTGAAAGAGAGTCGTGTGGTAGATCTAGAGAGTGATGTTGAGGTATCTTTTTTACACTATTTGGGAATGAACTTGTGAGTTTAAGTGTCTGTGAGTCTCAAGTGTTCCAGTACTTGGTTGTCCTCAGTTTGGTCATGTAGACGTTTTGATGTTTGAGTTCTGATTTTTATGTCTGTAATTCTTTGTGTTTGTAAAATCTCTTGAAACTGAATCGTTCATTGGGATCatttagtatttaaaaaaaaaaaaatcaattttatGTTGGACTGCAGTCAACACATTGCACTTTGTCATCCTATCAGTATGCAGTAATATTGTATGGTTGTGTTTGTTGTCTTGACATCAGGTGTGTACATTGTTGTACTGTGTGgtatttgatttcattttagtGACATACTCTCCATGAAGCATGCTGAAACAAAAACCAGgtctttcattaaaaaaaacattgcactgctttaataaatacatttcagcgTATGGGTCACCTCCCTCAAAATGTTAAAAGTCAATGTTAACACAGAAATAATCATCCCTCAGAGTATCTAATATAATGTGCAGCTTTCATGTTTTTTGAATGTCTGGCCAATTCATCATGGAACTGTTGTCTTCTGTGGTTCATTGGTTTCCTAAGTGAATGAACCTCAACACATGTTAATGAAGGCAAAAGAAACATAGTGAAGCACTGGCTATGAaattttaaaaaggcaaaaataCTTAGGAAACCAAAGCACTAGAATCCCTCAGGTGTTCATCGCACAAGGTTGATTGATGTTTTGTCGTTTTACTGTGTTCTTACTGTCAATGTGTTTGTGGACTCAGGCTCTGGGAAAATACCGCTGTGTGGAGAAAGAGACGGACATGCTGCTGTCCACTCTGTCAGCCATGCAGGAGAAAGCTCAACATCTGGAGTACAACCTGAGCGCAGAGACTCGCATCAAACTGGACCTGTTCTCGGCTCTAGGAGACGCCCGCCGACAGCTGGAAATCGCTCAAGGTCCCCACTCTTTCTCTTAGCATTTCTATTGTCTTATTGtgcaacttaattttaaatTTGAGTGTATTCTTAATATCTGTGGTGTGCAATTTTTTCGACTTACTGCTTCAAAAATCTGGTTGGATCGTTTGTGGAGGACAGTCTAAAGATGCAGTGGAGCAATTCTGGTGTCATTTGAGCATAAACTGTGGCAGGAGTAGGGTTTAattagttttacagtttttgagaAGGTCAAAGCATATGAACATTTCTGCTCAGTTGGGCCTAATGTTGGTGACAGCTGCAAAGTGCAAGCATGTACGACTGTCGACTTGTCGACATGTCGACTTTAGACGGTTGCtatagcgccatcatcaggacTATTTGCCCACAAAGCCAGTTGAGGAAGTTTAGCATAGGACTGGACCAATGTGCAAAGTTTGGTGATTTTTTATGCATGGGAAGATAGATTTCAATGTAGgaagaataagaagaagaatATCCGCAAATACAAGTTTCAAATAACAAATGTAGAACATTGTGTAGTCTTGGTAAAGGTTTTTGGTCTCAGAGACAAATGCCATACTCAGAGCACAGAGAAAAATGCCATATGGACTTTACATAAGGGTAGTTTTTATAGTTGGAAAACTTGAGGGGAGAGAATAACTCCTAAGAATCCAGCTTTTCACACGTTATAGTTCAACAATGACTTGGAATATTATGATATGCTACATCCTGCACTGTCCACGCCCTCAGGTATTACCTTTGTTTGTCCTTCAGATAAAGTGATGAGGCAGGACCGGGAAATAAAGGAGATGAAGCAGAAGATTGCGGAGGTGATGGCCGTCAGTCCAGGCTTATCATACATGGCTCCTCGGCCTCCGGTGCCGCAGTATCTCACCAAGCTACTCAACTCTGAGCGTTACATGCTGAATCCACGAGCACTGATGTACCAATGTCTGAAGAAATAAAGGATGTCATCGCCTTTTTTTGATCTTTAGACCCCTCTACATAAAACATCAGGGCAAGGGGCTAATGGATTTTTATTACAGAGCTAAATGACACCATGAAGTCATCTACTTCCAGCCATGAGTGGAACCAGAATGAACCTCCACAAGTCAAATGCCTTTTGCTGCACTGATGGTGCTACctttacattattatatttCCTGTTTCCTCCAACATCAAGggttgaagtttttttttactcgaaaACAATCTGTTATGCAGAGCTGCTGTAGACACAATTTCTATGTGAAGATACAGCATAAACCATCTAGTTGGGATGCAACCGAAAAAAGCacaacatttctttaaattcaGACCCTATAAATTTGTCTAAATGAATGATTTCTTGATAACTTCAAAATGGACAAGTAGATAAACATTGTTTacatactgtagctttaaaaGACAGATTTATTCTGTATTATATATTATCTGGCATGACAGTAAAactacacacttacacactacAAAGTTGTAAGATTTTAGGGACTataataaccttttttttattcaagtgtcccaggtagacatgacagtgagccagcatgcacaataccaggaccctgtaactgaagcagctaaatggaattcagctatcattactttcattatttacacctgtgcttttcctactgtgacatgtcaaaatgttataaaaataaGATTTCATGCTGCAACAGATTTTGGTAAAATATGTTCAGACTTAATACCAATATATGAATGTCTCAATATGAATATAGAGAGATGATACATGATAATATTGAATTATCCCCAAATCCTAGTTAGTTGTGTTTATGGACTTCCCTTGAATTTTAAGACTGAAATAAACAATTATTtgataaaatacaaatattaggTCGAAACAATATTCTATTTACATTTCTCTCAAAGCATAAATTTAATTATTAACCAACAACATCATTATGCTCAATCTTTAAGAAAAGTATGTCTGTTCCTGTAAATAGTGGATTAAGAATATTTAAATTGTGCTGAAATTATGATCAAATTACCACTTTTTAAAATCTAAACGTGTTTTGGAACGAGAACCTTCAGAGTTGCAGATATTTTGATTTAACGGGTGTCATTTTTGTGTGAAGCTTCCTGCCTTCAATCTGGGAGTTTCTTGAGAACAATGTGCAGTGATGTTTAATTGTCGGAATGACCAGATAAAGTTGAGGAGGAGCAGTAAAAAGAGTTCATAGTAAGTAGCGATTATTTCTCTTTGTTCCAACTGACAGCTACATTTGGCAGCTCTCAGCTCCACAGTGGCAAACCtctggaaaagagagaaagtgtggAAAAAGTGAACTGAATGGTTTCCACTTTGTTTGCAAGAATTAGACTTCGTTCATGAATTAAAGTGGAGTTGTTCACGAACTTCCGTGACACCGTGTTGCAACCTTGCAACAACAAGGAATGGTGTTGACCAAACATGGTTCATGAATTTAATTACtgtgcctatatatatatattactttcAAACTGGGAAggaaaacacaaattaaatgtGAAAGAGTTATGTGTTTGAATTGAAGTGCTATGTACTGTTTTTGTAgggttttttgtttaatttttcttttatttactcACAATGTACAGAATTGAAAATACCCACGCAGCTGAAAAACACTCATGAAGTGGATGTCTCCATTTTGGTAGCTTTTTATTTAGTGTGTTTCTAGGGTGTTTtgtatcaaaaatattttttagtcCTGCTGTACTTTTATTATACTGCTGTAATTTTGTACGGCAATGTGTTTGTCCgcatgaaatgtgttttattcaacTGTTATTTGAGCACACATTGTGACTTTAAGTATGTACATGAATATACTTGTACAAGGGCTACAGTTTCTTAAAATTTTgaacaaataattaaaacagTGATGCTCTGAGGGTAGAGAACACGCTCCTGATACACcaggatgtttttttgtataaataatttaaacaattgaattttgtctcttttgagtgtctgtgtgtacattatttttttagaaCCTACATTACAGTCCCGAAAAGGTGAAACTCTCCAGaaaagttttttcttcttttctaaaTTGTTCCCCATGCATGCATCCTGAACTACTGAACCAGAAACCCTGAGAGGTGTAtatgttatttacaaaaaatagtATGTAAGTAAGTATTTGAAACAACCATGCTGTTTGCAGATtgtaaaagctacaaaaacctTGCTGCTGGACAAAGGATAGAACCCTGTGGCACTCCAGATACCCACATAAAAAGAGTTTTTCATGATATGTCTCCTTGAAGAAGAGGACCCATCATATTTagaacaatttttttattttacttttttaaaaatgtcatagtatagtttgccAAAAATAGTTCTACTATATTAAGTCATAAAAACGTGACAATAGAGCATGtcataaaaacataatatagcatgtcataaaaagtcgtagtattgtatgtcattaaaagtcatagtatagcatgtcaaaaaaagtcattgtcataaaaaagtcatagtatagtatgtcgtaaaaagtcataaaagtcatgaaaacagtatataataaaaagacattattgtgtgtcatagaaaagtcataaaaagtcatagtattgaatgtcatagaaaagtcataaaaagtcatagtatagtatgtcatgaaaaagtcataaaaagtcatagtattgaatgtcatgaaaagtcataaaaagtcatagtatagtatgtcatgaaaaaagtcataaaaagtcatagtattgcatgtaataaaaaagtcatagtattgtatgtcataaaaaagtcataaaaagtcatagtattgtatgtcataaaaagtcatagtcattgtatgtcatgaaaaagtcatagtatagcatgtcataaaaagtcatagtatagcatatcataaaaagtcataaaagtcagtagtatgtcatgaaaaagtcataaaaagtcatagtattgtatgtcatgaaaagtcatagtattgtatttcatgaaaagtcataaaaagtcgtagtatagtatgtcatgaaaacgtcataaaaagtcatagtattgtatgtcattaaaaagtcataaaaagtcatattattgtatgtcatacaaaagtcataaaagtcatagtattgtcataaaaagtcatagtatagtatgtcatgaaaaagtcataaaaagtcatagtattgtatgtcataaaaagtaatattatagcatgtcataaaaagtcataaaagtcatggtattgtatgtcatgaaaaatgtcataaaaagtcatagtattgtatgtcataaaaaagtcataaaaagtcatagtattgtatgtcataaaaaagtcatagtattgtatgtcatgaaaaagtcataaaaagtcatagtattgtatgtcatgaaaagtcataaaaagtcatagtattgtatgtcatgaaaaagtcataaaagtcatggtattgtatgtcatgaaaaaatcataaaaagtcatagtatagtatgtcattaaaagtcatagtatagcatgtcattaaaaagtcataatattgtatttcataaaaaatacaaagtattgtatgtaataaaaaagtcatagtatagcatgtcataaaaaagtaattgtgttataaaaaagtcatagtatagtatgtcgtaaaaagtcataaaaagtcatagtatagaatgtcataaAATTTCAtgaaaacatcatagtatagcatgtcatgaaaaaagtcatagtatagcatgtcataaaaaattcatagtattgtatgtcatgaaaaagtcataaaaagtcatagtatagaatgtcataaaaaagtcatagtattgtatgtcataaaaaagtcataaaaagtcatagtattgtatgtcacgaaaaagtcataaaaagtcatagtattgtatgtcatgaaaaagtcatagtatagcatgtcatgaaaaagtcatagtattgtatgtcataaaagtcatagtagtgtatgtcataaaaaagtcatagtagtgtatgtcatgaaaaagtcataaaaagtcatagtattgtatgtcacgaaaaagtcataaaaagtcatagtattgtatgtcataaaaagtcatagt
The Sander vitreus isolate 19-12246 chromosome 18, sanVit1, whole genome shotgun sequence genome window above contains:
- the LOC144533555 gene encoding macoilin-1 isoform X1, whose product is MKKRYVDASRLRKMKKLKITEKLSESAYTFLKFMMMWTLVLLADFILEFRLEYLWPCWLFFGSVYTTFHCHGLVICVVFVCAAFTLDIFCLIFVPLHWLFFVASTYVLFNYIWHTEKGICISTVSLWILLVYTEASLRLRDLKTSHANLSHLFAAHCIGYPVVYLGFDATCYFTNIFKLRIQKAVQSENDFHMHLLQHSLPPGLQVYPKTGTDGSSSSKWKIKPESTQYQCQNGAVVAHDEVHSVDCLQIRSEEKASEKGTQEVRSAESNRRPLSSKPSESRELLHCGAGGPESSTTLENLPQDEQGSKATRAAKSSSPKARRGSTNTPSPPAGRTEKKQRSSSKTLSPNRDVTEKSAAAAQNHHTEQMTKLEQELRRLKGELQVSRQSEQELRSHICNLTNSERSLRPEVSLLRQSNMLLQSKILCLTKTKQRDKQSSAMLEKKTRSETEARLSVEKQLAELQAQKLEEAASTARSLTNRQEHCETQMLRKRVKDLETEYKQLQLECQVKESRVVDLESDVEALGKYRCVEKETDMLLSTLSAMQEKAQHLEYNLSAETRIKLDLFSALGDARRQLEIAQDKVMRQDREIKEMKQKIAEVMAVSPGLSYMAPRPPVPQYLTKLLNSERYMLNPRALMYQCLKK
- the LOC144533555 gene encoding macoilin-1 isoform X2: MMMWTLVLLADFILEFRLEYLWPCWLFFGSVYTTFHCHGLVICVVFVCAAFTLDIFCLIFVPLHWLFFVASTYVLFNYIWHTEKGICISTVSLWILLVYTEASLRLRDLKTSHANLSHLFAAHCIGYPVVYLGFDATCYFTNIFKLRIQKAVQSENDFHMHLLQHSLPPGLQVYPKTGTDGSSSSKWKIKPESTQYQCQNGAVVAHDEVHSVDCLQIRSEEKASEKGTQEVRSAESNRRPLSSKPSESRELLHCGAGGPESSTTLENLPQDEQGSKATRAAKSSSPKARRGSTNTPSPPAGRTEKKQRSSSKTLSPNRDVTEKSAAAAQNHHTEQMTKLEQELRRLKGELQVSRQSEQELRSHICNLTNSERSLRPEVSLLRQSNMLLQSKILCLTKTKQRDKQSSAMLEKKTRSETEARLSVEKQLAELQAQKLEEAASTARSLTNRQEHCETQMLRKRVKDLETEYKQLQLECQVKESRVVDLESDVEALGKYRCVEKETDMLLSTLSAMQEKAQHLEYNLSAETRIKLDLFSALGDARRQLEIAQDKVMRQDREIKEMKQKIAEVMAVSPGLSYMAPRPPVPQYLTKLLNSERYMLNPRALMYQCLKK